One genomic region from Nymphaea colorata isolate Beijing-Zhang1983 chromosome 10, ASM883128v2, whole genome shotgun sequence encodes:
- the LOC116262919 gene encoding pentatricopeptide repeat-containing protein At5g66520-like yields the protein MPSRLQTRKLLKTNVSDIEGTILRLLVATPSARSLQQIQARIITSNLQGNTRVTSQFFRLCELLKCLKDALRFFLQIPKPQTFISNTLIQAFAHSSSPKYSLLVFVHMLRNGVSANNFTFPFVLKACSDLRLVSHGVSVHANIIKTGHHSKDLYIQNSLTDFYCSCGDVATARKLFDEMPQRDVVSWTTLISGYAKNERFVDAVFLFKTMQLAGVTPNAVTMVNALSACAQSGELWVGCQVHKLIREQKMKLDVILGTSLINMYAKCGRIEMGMKVFNSMPEKNVFTWNAVINGLAMADSGKRAISLFYRMEEAGVRPDEVTLIGALCACSHAGMVQEGCRIFQTMTRKYGVLPGIKHYGCMVDLLSRAGFIEEAYETAKNMPYEPNAVIWGALLGGCRVNGDLELSEVAARRLVELEPWNGAYIAVLSRLYAELGRWDDAEKLRTLMIKGRAMKDPGCSLFIEAANSSPVICL from the coding sequence ATGCCGTCACGTCTTCAGACAAGGAAGCTCTTGAAGACCAACGTATCTGATATCGAAGGAACGATTCTTCGTCTCTTGGTTGCCACTCCCTCTGCTCGAAGTCTTCAACAAATCCAAGCCCGAATCATCACCAGCAATCTCCAGGGCAATACAAGAGTCACCTCCCAATTCTTTCGACTCTGCGAGTTGCTCAAATGTCTGAAGGATGCTCTCAGATTTTTCCTCCAAATCCCCAAACCCCAAACCTTCATCTCCAACACCCTTATCCAAGCTTTCGCTCACAGTTCATCTCCCAAGTATTCCTTGTTGGTATTCGTTCATATGCTCAGAAATGGTGTTTCCGCGAACAATTTTACGTTCCCCTTCGTCCTCAAGGCTTGTTCCGACCTCAGACTGGTTTCTCATGGCGTTTCCGTGCATGCCAACATTATTAAGACCGGCCACCATTCTAAAGATCTCTATATTCAGAATTCGCTAACGGATTTTTACTGTTCTTGTGGCGATGTAGCAACTGCACGCAAGttatttgatgaaatgcctcaACGAGATGTTGTTTCTTGGACAACCTTGATTTCCGGCTACGCTAAGAATGAGAGGTTCGTCGATGCAGTCTTTCTTTTCAAGACGATGCAGCTTGCTGGTGTGACTCCTAATGCTGTAACAATGGTGAATGCACTATCTGCATGCGCGCAGTCAGGCGAATTATGGGTAGGCTGTCAGGTCCACAAGCTTATAAGAGAACAGAAGATGAAGTTGGATGTGATCTTGGGGACATCCTTAATCAATATGTATGCCAAATGTGGGAGAATCGAGATGGGTATGAAGGTTTTCAACTCGATGCCGGAGAAGAATGTCTTCACGTGGAACGCTGTCATTAACGGGCTAGCCATGGCAGATTCTGGAAAGCGAgccatttctttgttttacaGAATGGAGGAAGCAGGTGTGAGACCAGATGAAGTGACACTAATTGGAGCTCTATGTGCCTGTAGTCATGCGGGCATGGTACAAGAGGGTTGccggattttccaaacgatGACCAGAAAATATGGGGTGTTGCCGGGGATCAAGCACTATGGTTGCATGGTTGATCTTCTTAGTCGAGCTGGCTTCATTGAGGAAGCTTATGAAACTGCAAAAAACATGCCTTATGAGCCCAATGCCGTCATCTGGGGAGCACTATTGGGGGGTTGCAGAGTCAATGGTGATCTGGAACTTAGTGAAGTTGCTGCGAGGAGACTGGTGGAATTGGAGCCATGGAATGGTGCTTATATCGCTGTTCTGTCTAGATTGTATGCAGAGCTGGGTAGATGGGATGATGCTGAGAAGTTAAGGACGTTGATGATAAAAGGGAGAGCAATGAAGGACCCTGGATGCAGCTTATTTATTGAAGCAGCAAACTCATCTCCTGTTATTTGTCTATGA